Genomic DNA from Haloarcula marina:
AGAGTTCAAGGGCGGGTCCAGCCCGCAGCGACAGGCCGGAAGCAGCGGTCGCATCGGCTTCCAGTAAGGACCGAAACTCGGGGACTGCGGGCGGCTTATTCGGCGACGTTCGTCTCGATGGCCTCCGCTTCCTCTTCGCGAACCGGAATCCCGCGTGACCGCGCCGCAGCAGCGATTTTTCCCGTCGAAACGCCGCCGTGCCGCGCGGCCTGTTCCAACGTGAGTGTCCGACTACGATAGAGCGTCAGTGCTGTGGTGAGGGACCTGTATGACATGGCTCCCATCAGCCACTCGTTCGCACTAGATATTAAAGATTC
This window encodes:
- a CDS encoding DUF7317 family protein, producing MSYRSLTTALTLYRSRTLTLEQAARHGGVSTGKIAAAARSRGIPVREEEAEAIETNVAE